DNA from Pseudomonadota bacterium:
TACCGATGTTTCTAGCTATTCTTTACCTTGTTTGGCAGGGGCAGGGGTACGGGTATGGGCTAAATGGAGTGGGGGAGCTGAGTTCAACGGAGCAACTTACGCTTGGTGCAGCTTTTCTTTTGGCCTTTGCGGTCAAGATCCCGATAGTTCCTCTGCACGGCTGGTTACCCGACACCTATCGTGAGGCGCCCTATGGCATAGCAGCCTTTACCGCAGCACTCCTCGGTAAGGTTGGTATCTACGCCGTGGTACGTTTTATGTTTCCACTGTTTCCAGACTTTATGCACTCGGCGGGGCCGTTTCTAGCAGCGTTCGGAGCAGTTGGGGTTGTGTACGGTGCTCTGATCGCAGCAGTGCAGAGGGATATCCCCTCGCTACTAGCTTACTCATCTATCTCGCACCTTGGATTTTGTGTGCTCGGGCTCGCTTCAACAAATGAACTGGCGTTAACCGGGGTGGTCTTTCAAGCGCTCAGTCACGGTCTTGTAACGGCGGCGCTCTTTCTAGTATTCGGCGCGGTCATAGACCGTGAGGGGGTGCGGGACTTTGATGGCTTTGGCGGCTTGGCGACAAAGATGCCAAGGGCGGCCCTCTTTCTGATGGTGTTTAGTATCGCAGCCGTTGCGTTGCCACTGACGAGCAGCTTTGTGGGGGAGTTCCTGATTATTCTGGGCTCTTGGGGGAGCTATCCAGGTTGGACCGCTCTGTCCTTGGTTGGTGTTGTGCTCGGGGCTGTCTATACATTAACGGCGTACCTTAAGACCATGTTCGGCCCAGCGCGAGAGCATAGTGTGGCGAGGCAGGGTGATATTAGTGCTCAGGATCTCATTATCATGGGTGCCCTGGCGCTGGCTATAATTGCGCTTGGGGTGTTCCCAAATCGGATGCTCTCGTTCATAGCGCCGGTAGTGAACGCACAGGTGACGCGCACCGTAGCACTAGATAAGGCGCCAGATAGCGATACGGATCGAGCGCGCTTTAAGGAGAGGAGTGTAGGTACGATATGAATGCAGTAGCGCTATTATCATCACCGTTAGGATCGTTTGCACCGATCCTTGCTATCTCTCTCGGGAGTCTCGGGTACTTAGTTACTGGTCGGTTCCTTGAGCGCACCCGGAGCGCCGCCATCTTAGCGGTGCTGCTCGTAGCAGTCGCAGTGGTGCTGCTTGCGCAGATACCGGACACAATAGTTGATGGTGAGTACGGCATTATCGTAGACGATCTCTCACGCTTACTTGGAATACTCGCCTGTGGTGGGGCGCTGTTAAGTTTAATCGGCACAAGCTCCGCCATTAATAGCGAGCAGATAGAGACCGTTAATGAATACTATTTCCTCACCCTAACGGCGCTATGTGGAGCGCTCGTGATGATATTCGCGGCGGATTTTCTTACTCTCTTTATCGGGGTTGAGGTGGCTTCACTAGCGCTTTACTGCCTGTGTGGAGCGCGCATAACGAAGCCTGCATCATCTGAGGCCTCAATTAAGTACTTTTTGCTGGGGTGTTTCAGCTCCGCTTTTCTGCTCTACGGGATAGCGCTCTGGTACGGCGCCACCGGCTCGCTCTCGATGATGACCGGAAGCGATCTCATAGTATCGCCGATGGTTATCCTCTCATTCCTTATGATCCTACTAGGGCTTGGATTTAAGCTCGGATTAGCCCCTTTTCATCTCTGGGTGCCCGATGTCTATCAGGGGGCTCCGACCTCTGTTACCACCTTTATGAGTTGTGTGGTTAAGATAGCGGCCTTTGCTGCACTCCTTAAGGTTTCATATTGGGCCTTTGAATATCCACAGGAGTGGGCGATGGGGGCGCTCTGGGTGCTCTCTGTGCTTGCGATGACGATTGGAAACCTTGCCGCACTGCAGCAGAGGAGCATTAAACGGATGCTGGCCTACTCAAGCGTTGCACAGGCTGGTTATATGCTTATAGGCATAGTTTCAGCGCAAGGGGATGGCGTTGCGGCAACCCTTTTCTATCTGATCTCGTACTGTGCGATGACGGTCGGGGCCTTTTCTGTGCTCTCGGCGGTTGGTCCGGATGCGGACGATCTAGGGGATCTGCGCGGCCTGATTAAGAGGAGCCCATTTCTTGCAACCTGCATGACCCTATTCTTTCTGGCACTGGCTGGGCTGCCCCCTAGCTTAGCTGGATTAATGGGTAAGGTATTTCTGTTCTCAGCGGCGCTCTCAGTTGATCTGCAGGGCCTTGCGATTATTGCGGGGCTTAACTCGGCGCTCGCTTGTGCGTACTACTTTAGGGTGCCGATGGCGATGCTCTTTCAGAGCGGTACAGAGCAGGGGCGCCTAGCGGTATCGTATCCGACTATAATCTCTATCGGGGTATGCGCCCTAGCGGTAGTAGCGCTTGGGCTTTTCCCCGAACCTATCCTTGGGGTGGCTCGTTCCGCAGCGGACGCGCTGGTTGGGTATAAATAAGGCGTTAGAGCATAGGTATAATGCTTAGGTGGGCTATACCTTACCTTACCTTACCTTTCATGGCCGCGTAGATACCGGCGTTCCTAGTAGCTAGCCCATCATCCAATAGAGGTGAATAGTTAACAAATATCTCAACTTGCCAAGAGGGGTGGTTGACACCTATAGTTGCCGAATACGGTTTTATAACTAGGCGTTGCTTTGGTCTCAATAGTGGCCAGCGACCTTAGGATTTCTAGATCGACACCCTGGATCTGGCAATTTTTGCCAGATTTTGGGCTTTCTTGGTTTACTAGAGGGTACTAACGGTACCGTTGCCCGCAAACCTAAGAGAATTAGTCTGCAATAGAGATTCTTAGTTCACTTTAGTTAGTGGGCTTAATTTTTTGATAAATGTTTAAATTTATAGGGGTTGGCGACCGACCTCTAGACGTAAGATGAGCGCTAACAAGAAGGCCTATGACCTTGCCATAGCTATGTCAGGAGACGCAAACGGCTTTAGGCCGAATGGGGGGCATATCGCTCGTGCACTGCTCTGCGTGATCGCAATGGTGTCTCTTTTCATCTCATATAACGCCCCGTCAGATGCATCGGCTCAAGAGGAGGAGAATCCAACAGAGACTCCAACTGAGACTCCGACCGAGACTCCGACCGAGACTCCAACTGAGACTCCTACCGAAACTCCAACCGAAACCCCAACCGAGACGCCAACTGAGACTCCTACTGAGACTCCTACCGAGACTCCAACTGAGACTCCGACCGAGACTCCGACCGAAACTCCAACTGAGACTCCTACTGAGACCCCAACCGAAACTCCTACCGAAACTCCAACCGAAACCCCAACCGAGACGCCAACTGAGACTCCTACTGAGACTCCTACCGAGACTCCAACTGAGACTCCAACCGAAACACCAACCCCCGCCCCGACCTTTACCAGCGCCGGACCAAGTAGCGTGGTGCTCGATAATCTCATACTAAGTGGAGTAGATACCAACACCGGCACCATGGATGTCGAGTTTGACATTGCATGGAACTACTCCTGGCGCTTAAGCACCGAGCAGAGTAACTGGGATGCTGTCTGGGTGTTTATGAAGTTTAAGAACGCCTCACGGGGTAGCGGCGAGTGGCAGCCCGGCTCGCTGCTCAATACCGGACATACGGCGCCCAACGGTTCAGAGATCACTACCGGGCTTATTAATACAGCCACAAGTTTTAATATAGCTACTAACCCCGGAGTGGGTGTCTTTATCTACCGCAGCGCCGCTGGCTCAGGGAGCGTAGACTTTAACGATGTAAAGCTACGGTGGGATTATGAGCAGGACGGAGTGGTATATGGTGATGACCTAACCTATCAAATCCACGCCATACATATGGTGTACGTTCCGGATGGGGCGTTCTATGCCGGGGATAATAACACCTCAACTAGCT
Protein-coding regions in this window:
- a CDS encoding NADH-quinone oxidoreductase subunit M, with translation MMLERLPISFLIILPMLGALLCLGPWFARERDTNGRLCRAWALFVSVLTLGLLLALAKGIISSPDTANALHESRSWIPSLGITFSLTLDGLSLVFALLTCVVSLSVIGWLSKPSAAGAGWYALLLFGEASVLGAFLATDLVLFYCLYELMLLPVLGATALWGGPRRIQAALKFLLYTVAGSVPMFLAILYLVWQGQGYGYGLNGVGELSSTEQLTLGAAFLLAFAVKIPIVPLHGWLPDTYREAPYGIAAFTAALLGKVGIYAVVRFMFPLFPDFMHSAGPFLAAFGAVGVVYGALIAAVQRDIPSLLAYSSISHLGFCVLGLASTNELALTGVVFQALSHGLVTAALFLVFGAVIDREGVRDFDGFGGLATKMPRAALFLMVFSIAAVALPLTSSFVGEFLIILGSWGSYPGWTALSLVGVVLGAVYTLTAYLKTMFGPAREHSVARQGDISAQDLIIMGALALAIIALGVFPNRMLSFIAPVVNAQVTRTVALDKAPDSDTDRARFKERSVGTI
- a CDS encoding NADH-quinone oxidoreductase subunit N, which translates into the protein MNAVALLSSPLGSFAPILAISLGSLGYLVTGRFLERTRSAAILAVLLVAVAVVLLAQIPDTIVDGEYGIIVDDLSRLLGILACGGALLSLIGTSSAINSEQIETVNEYYFLTLTALCGALVMIFAADFLTLFIGVEVASLALYCLCGARITKPASSEASIKYFLLGCFSSAFLLYGIALWYGATGSLSMMTGSDLIVSPMVILSFLMILLGLGFKLGLAPFHLWVPDVYQGAPTSVTTFMSCVVKIAAFAALLKVSYWAFEYPQEWAMGALWVLSVLAMTIGNLAALQQRSIKRMLAYSSVAQAGYMLIGIVSAQGDGVAATLFYLISYCAMTVGAFSVLSAVGPDADDLGDLRGLIKRSPFLATCMTLFFLALAGLPPSLAGLMGKVFLFSAALSVDLQGLAIIAGLNSALACAYYFRVPMAMLFQSGTEQGRLAVSYPTIISIGVCALAVVALGLFPEPILGVARSAADALVGYK